The sequence cgttgaggtattactgcattatgttgaggtattactgcattacgttgaggtattactgcattatgttgaggtattactgcattatgttgaggtattactgtattacgttgaggtattactgcattatgttgaggtattactgcattacgtcgaggtattactgcattatgtcgaggtattactgcattacgtcaaggtattactgcattatgttgaggtattactgcattatgctgaggtattactgcattacgtcgaggtattactgcattatgtcgaggtattactgcattacgtcgaggtattactgcattatgtcgaggtattactgcattacgtcgaggtattactgcattatgtcgaggtattactgcattatgtcgaggtattactgcattatgtcgaggtattactgcattacgtcgaggtattactgcattacgtcgaggtattactgcattatgttgaggtattactgcattatgctgaggtattactgcattacgtcgaggtattactgcattatgtcgaggtattactgcattacgtcgaggtattactgcattatgtcgaggtattactgcattacgtcgaggtattactgcattatgtcgaggtattactgcattacgtcgaggtattactgcattatgtcgaggtattactgcattatgttgaggtattactgcattatgtcgaggtattactgtacctACTGGATAAAAAGTCATTCCTAAGGGCTCCCCTGCTAACTCCAGATTTGTTCTTCGACCGTAGGCAGTTACTCGCTGTCGGTCAGGGACATCGACGCTCATTCTGGAGACACGGTTAAGCATTATAAGATCCGTACGCTGGACAATGGAGGATTCTACATCTCTCCTCGAAGCACGTTCAACACCCTGCAGGAGCTGGTCACCCATTACAAGAGTGAGTTGTAGTACAGGCGATACCATCCAACACGGCGGTTGTACTCAACGATGTCAGCAGGGCGACGGATTGAAAATACATTAAACGCAAGTTTAGCAACGTCTTCATCATCACAGTCCAATTCAAGACGTTAGCGCAGTATACTATTATTGCATTTACCTTTTACCTCTAGCAAAACCATTCAGGTCACCTATGACGTTACTTTTCTTCACTCAAGAGCAGGGAGACGGCCTCTGTCAAACGCTGACGAGCCCGTGCCTGAGTCCCAAACCAGAGAAGCCGTGGGAGAAGGACGCCTGGGAAATCCCCCGCTCGTCACTGAAACTGGACAAGAGGCTCGGCGCTGGCCAGTTCGGAGAAGTCTGGATGGGTGAGGCGGCCGGGAATCATCGAGGACTCCGGCCGCGCATGGAGCTTTCTAACTCTCTGGGCTGTTTCCGTTTGTATTCAGCGACATACAACAAGCACAAGAAGGTCGCGGTGAAGACCATGAAGCCCGGCAGCATGTCGGTTGAAGCCTTCCTGGCCGAGGCCAACCTGATGAAAAGCATCCAGCACGACAAACTGGTCCGCCTCCACGCTGTCGTCACCAAGGAGGAGCCCATCTACATCATCACTGAGTACATggagaaaggtgtgtgtgtgattaaagcCAGTTCAAAGTAAACACATTCACGTTGTTAAAGGGAGGTTTCttcatgtgtctgtgtttgcacaTTCACAGGCAGTTTGTTAGACTTCATAAAGAGCGATGAGGGAAACCGCCTGAAGCTGCCTAAGCTCATTGACTTCTCTGCACAGGTGAGATTCACGCGCCGGGCCTACGTTTGACCTACGACCCCTGGTTGCATAGAGGGGAACACACCTCGAGGTTAGACAACGTCCTCGAACTGACAATGACGTTAGCTATTGTTGACGAGCAGCCGGCGATCGAAACTAAATGCTGCCTGAGATAAGTGTGAACTTCAATCATTCACCTGTATGAACGTAGCGCGGCACACACGCTTCCTGCTGCCAGACTGGCAGTTCCAGTCTAACCAGTAACACCTTCTGGCAGTTCGGAGCGGGACCCACATGTGCGGTGGTTGTAGCATCCGTCCTACTGAACCGTCTCATTTGCTCGGTGTTTGATCTGCCAGCGTCAGGATGGCAGGAACTCTTCATGTCTGCGTTTCACTAACGTCTCTCTAGATTGCAGAGGGGATGGCCTACATCGAGCAGAGGAACTACATCCACAGAGACCTGAGAGCTGCCAACATCCTGGTCAACAAGGCCTTAGTGTGCAAGATTGCTGACTTTGGCCTGGCTCGGATCATTGAAGACGACGAGTACACGGCGAGGGAAGGTGTGCGGCCGGATGCCCGCTCGCGTTATTGAGAAACTAGagtgggggggtcagaggtcatcaggTTAGGGTTCAGAAATAGAAGCTGATGAAGTAAATGTCACTCTAGGATACTTCATGAGGACTGAGGTGCTAGACCCCGGTGTAAACTTCCAGTCGGTGTCGTCGCTGTAGCAAAGTCGCCGTTCGTTCCAACTCTCAATGATTTCCACCAGGAGCCAAGTTCCCCATCAAGTGGACGGCCCCCGAGGCCATCAACTACGGCTGCTTCACCATAAAGTCTGACGTCTGGTCCTTCGGCATCTTGCTGACGGAGATCCTCAGCTACGGGCGGACACCTTACCCAGGCAAGTGGCTCAGGAATTACCCAAaccaaggagggggggggggcagtggttccaaagcaaaaactaaaatatttcaGCAAATGCATCTCGAAAATATCAGAATATTTCAAGTCAAGTTTGAGTAAATTGCAATTTATgcagtttaaatttaaataccATGAGCCTCGGTTCAGTCACGGGGACGAATGATGAGCCAACCGTTGTCCAGAAGGCACCCGCCGACTCCCCCTGCAAGGAGGGCAAGCAGCAGAAGGAGCTTCACAAGGAGAGGACTCAGGCTGGAGTCAGAGCAGCAGGAGCCTCCtcacaattcaattcaattcagttttatttatatagcgccagatcacaacataaagtcatctcaaggcactttacaggattagcagggaaagacctgcagggaaacacagaacccaacttgacccacaagagcaacggaggcaaggaaaaacttccctttaacggagGCACACAGGACTTCCACACAGGAAGTGGACTACGAGAGTCACAGCCCTGATGTCCGTCCACTCATGAAGCCTGAGCAGAAGAAGAACTGGACCATGACTCAGCTGAAAGTAGATTTCATCTGGAAGTCCAGGTCCCAGAGTCTGGAGGACGAGTGGAGCAGAGCAGAATCCAAACTGCTTGGAGTCCAGTGCAAAGTGTCCACAGTCAGGGGTGGTTTGGTCCTCTGGGTCCGATCCAGTCCGAAGCCAAAGCTGAACCGGAGAGATTGGAGCGCTCTGTGCCTCTGTCTGCTGTCCAGCTTCCTGGAGACGCTggcgtcctcttcctctgcgaTCGGTGCAAAGGAGGACGGACCAAGTGCCGAGTGCACAAACGAATTCCATATTACAAATCTCTTTTTTTGGACTGATTTTATACAATATTCTAGCTTTAGATGCCCCATTTGTATTTTCACCAGCTGCAAGCCAGAAGTATTGAAATAACAATTTGAAAAAgtcttgaaatatttaaatctaaGCATCATACATTTAATATACATCACATTTTCAAAGTCTGA is a genomic window of Brachionichthys hirsutus isolate HB-005 chromosome 2, CSIRO-AGI_Bhir_v1, whole genome shotgun sequence containing:
- the hck gene encoding tyrosine-protein kinase HCK isoform X3 — translated: MGGIGSKKKQESLGKATGNDELQKHAQTAHYVKDPTSGNGGSKAITSNANSSDGDNVAMALYDYEAIHEGDLGFKKGDKLKILEESGEWWRAQLIGTGQEGYIPSNYVAKDTLEAEEWFFKGVSRKDAERQLLAPGNKLGSFMIRDSETTKGSYSLSVRDIDAHSGDTVKHYKIRTLDNGGFYISPRSTFNTLQELVTHYKKQGDGLCQTLTSPCLSPKPEKPWEKDAWEIPRSSLKLDKRLGAGQFGEVWMATYNKHKKVAVKTMKPGSMSVEAFLAEANLMKSIQHDKLVRLHAVVTKEEPIYIITEYMEKGSLLDFIKSDEGNRLKLPKLIDFSAQIAEGMAYIEQRNYIHRDLRAANILVNKALVCKIADFGLARIIEDDEYTAREGAKFPIKWTAPEAINYGCFTIKSDVWSFGILLTEILSYGRTPYPGMTNPEVIRFLEKKNRMQRLDGCPTELYGIMLECWKNKPEERPTFEYLQSVLEDFYTATESQYQHQP
- the hck gene encoding tyrosine-protein kinase HCK isoform X2; its protein translation is MGGIGSKKKQESLGKATGNDELQKHAQTAHYVKDPTSGNGGSKAVTTCQNKPCASLGDNVAMALYDYEAIHEGDLGFKKGDKLKILEESGEWWRAQLIGTGQEGYIPSNYVAKDTLEAEEWFFKGVSRKDAERQLLAPGNKLGSFMIRDSETTKGSYSLSVRDIDAHSGDTVKHYKIRTLDNGGFYISPRSTFNTLQELVTHYKKQGDGLCQTLTSPCLSPKPEKPWEKDAWEIPRSSLKLDKRLGAGQFGEVWMATYNKHKKVAVKTMKPGSMSVEAFLAEANLMKSIQHDKLVRLHAVVTKEEPIYIITEYMEKGSLLDFIKSDEGNRLKLPKLIDFSAQIAEGMAYIEQRNYIHRDLRAANILVNKALVCKIADFGLARIIEDDEYTAREGAKFPIKWTAPEAINYGCFTIKSDVWSFGILLTEILSYGRTPYPGMTNPEVIRFLEKKNRMQRLDGCPTELYGIMLECWKNKPEERPTFEYLQSVLEDFYTATESQYQHQP
- the hck gene encoding tyrosine-protein kinase HCK isoform X5, coding for MGGIGSKKKQESLGKATGNDELQKHAQTAHYVKDPTSGNGGSKANKITSNANSSDDNVAMALYDYEAIHEGDLGFKKGDKLKILEESGEWWRAQLIGTGQEGYIPSNYVAKDTLEAEEWFFKGVSRKDAERQLLAPGNKLGSFMIRDSETTKGSYSLSVRDIDAHSGDTVKHYKIRTLDNGGFYISPRSTFNTLQELVTHYKKQGDGLCQTLTSPCLSPKPEKPWEKDAWEIPRSSLKLDKRLGAGQFGEVWMATYNKHKKVAVKTMKPGSMSVEAFLAEANLMKSIQHDKLVRLHAVVTKEEPIYIITEYMEKGSLLDFIKSDEGNRLKLPKLIDFSAQIAEGMAYIEQRNYIHRDLRAANILVNKALVCKIADFGLARIIEDDEYTAREGAKFPIKWTAPEAINYGCFTIKSDVWSFGILLTEILSYGRTPYPGMTNPEVIRFLEKKNRMQRLDGCPTELYGIMLECWKNKPEERPTFEYLQSVLEDFYTATESQYQHQP
- the hck gene encoding tyrosine-protein kinase HCK isoform X4 — translated: MGGIGSKKKQESLGKATGNDELQKHAQTAHYVKDPTSGNGGSKANKPCASLGDNVAMALYDYEAIHEGDLGFKKGDKLKILEESGEWWRAQLIGTGQEGYIPSNYVAKDTLEAEEWFFKGVSRKDAERQLLAPGNKLGSFMIRDSETTKGSYSLSVRDIDAHSGDTVKHYKIRTLDNGGFYISPRSTFNTLQELVTHYKKQGDGLCQTLTSPCLSPKPEKPWEKDAWEIPRSSLKLDKRLGAGQFGEVWMATYNKHKKVAVKTMKPGSMSVEAFLAEANLMKSIQHDKLVRLHAVVTKEEPIYIITEYMEKGSLLDFIKSDEGNRLKLPKLIDFSAQIAEGMAYIEQRNYIHRDLRAANILVNKALVCKIADFGLARIIEDDEYTAREGAKFPIKWTAPEAINYGCFTIKSDVWSFGILLTEILSYGRTPYPGMTNPEVIRFLEKKNRMQRLDGCPTELYGIMLECWKNKPEERPTFEYLQSVLEDFYTATESQYQHQP
- the hck gene encoding tyrosine-protein kinase HCK isoform X1, with amino-acid sequence MGGIGSKKKQESLGKATGNDELQKHAQTAHYVKDPTSGNGGSKAVSTTCQNKPCASLGDNVAMALYDYEAIHEGDLGFKKGDKLKILEESGEWWRAQLIGTGQEGYIPSNYVAKDTLEAEEWFFKGVSRKDAERQLLAPGNKLGSFMIRDSETTKGSYSLSVRDIDAHSGDTVKHYKIRTLDNGGFYISPRSTFNTLQELVTHYKKQGDGLCQTLTSPCLSPKPEKPWEKDAWEIPRSSLKLDKRLGAGQFGEVWMATYNKHKKVAVKTMKPGSMSVEAFLAEANLMKSIQHDKLVRLHAVVTKEEPIYIITEYMEKGSLLDFIKSDEGNRLKLPKLIDFSAQIAEGMAYIEQRNYIHRDLRAANILVNKALVCKIADFGLARIIEDDEYTAREGAKFPIKWTAPEAINYGCFTIKSDVWSFGILLTEILSYGRTPYPGMTNPEVIRFLEKKNRMQRLDGCPTELYGIMLECWKNKPEERPTFEYLQSVLEDFYTATESQYQHQP